The genomic DNA TATGTGTATTTTTATGTTGTATTCTCTGAtttcttaaatatttattttttaaatgaagtATGTAGTAACTTTACCTTCTGGAGTACGTGTTTCGATATGtttactgatatcttcccaatTTCCAAAACCAAATTGTTCAATGGCATCCAAAAGTCTAAGCTGTTCTCTAGCAGTCCAATTTCCTCTACCATTAAATATACTAATGGTACCAGAATCCTGTAAACAAAAaggttaattattttttatatcaaatCGTAATTAACTTCATTATAAAATACATTAATGAATCGACACTCACCATAAACTGATAGGAGTGATCATTTTTGTGTGGACCAATTTCAGCTCCAGCGGAAAAACACTGTTAAATTAAGAAACAATTACAATCTTCcttataaaatgattttattatttcaaaattgatgaaattcgCGCGCACGTGCTTTCACAATCAACAGTTTCATTCAATCGCTAAGTAATAAGGTAGTTACTCGAGTAACTTGTCGACAAAAAAAGGGTGGGGACTGAAAAAGGAATCACAATACGCAAAATCGGGTAATCCCAGAAGGATAGACGAAGATGTGATAGAGAGGAGAGGGAGGAGAGGGAAAAGAGATACGAACACGTGACCGAGGAATAGGCGTTCCCTCGTCTCACCTGCAAACAGAGGTCGAAATCCGGGCATTCTACGCATCTTACACGTAAACCCGAGATATCCTCTTGACAATAGGTGCAGTTGTATTTTGCATACAAATCTGAAAGCGAAGAGTCGTAATACATTATGCTCCAGACAAGGTGTTCGTCCGACTACCAATTGATGCGAATACATACCCGCCATTATTGTCCTGCAGGGTTCTTCCAGAACGATCCGGATGACGTCACCGCATGCCAGAAACTCATAAGTTTACGTATCACGTACACCGAGCCTGCGATATCGACTCCATTTTTTTCCGCGAAATCATATGAAAACGCGGAAAAATCGTGGTGCGTCCGCCAGGACGCTCTATTTAACGTACAAGCGTAAACTCGTGAAGAATCTGAATGGAAAAAATGTTTACGACTGTTGCGTTGGGTAGCAAATGCGCATGCGTTTTTGTCCCACTGCTTAAGTAAACTTCCTTTCCATGTTCGCCAACTCTATAACGGCGAAAGATAATCGCACACTTTTTCGATTTCGTACTGCATTCGCGCGAATGAGAGCAATTACGATTTGACGTTCAATTCTTTTGTTTTGcataaaataaacgttttgTGGATCTTGATCGCTTCTATATGCTTAAAAATGTTATCCGTgagtaaatatttttttataatattcagTATAATATTTACCGATTGCGAGGCTAAAAATtattgctaaatatatatgtatgaaattaatatttatatatgtatgtagatCCCACGATCAAgacttgttaataaaatttcattacgtCGATCAATTTATACTGGACCCCCAAATTTAGTTTCAGAAAAAGCATATCAGAAATTTAAACTCAAACAAGCAAGGATGCAGGTATACATGACttttatcaatatataatataaaatatccgtaacaatttgcatttattttaatagcGTGAAGACGGTCGGCCTACATATTTAAAATGCGGTATGCGTGATAAAATAGTATACTGGTTAAGTTGGACTGCAACTATATGTAGTGCAATTGCAAACTTCAAACTCTTTTGTAAATTAATGGATGAATATCACTAACATATTgacaaaaatacaaaaagtgcattaaaatcaaaaaaagatttaatgttaaatatctttaaatttttaattaaaaaatactgaTTGATAGTAACATGGGAATTAATGTACAATTTTTGTCATTAAATATCTTTacttattgtaaaatatttatacatagtATGTTACACATACATATCTTTCCAAAAATATGTTTTACAACAAATTGAATTTGGTAGAGATTTAAAGGCACTTAAATGCTCTGCAGGTACCAATATGGAAATGAATGTACTTCCTGTTTGTGGTAagttctatttctttttctttttcttttctttctttgatGAAAAAAGCAATACAAAATGTATTGCTATAATTTAACTTTGGTAATGAACAAACagcagaaaatataataaagcaGAATCTAAATGCAAGGACATAAAAGGGAAATAATAAGACCACTATGAAATAGTAGCTTATCAATTTGTAATATCCAAggatgaataataaaattatcatcTTCCTAAACATGCattgataaatattaatcttatatcaaataatatattaattaatactttaACATCTAAATATGTATGTCAAAATTATTAAGACATTTTTGTAGTAAGTAAAACAATTGTTTCTTTCTTACATagatacatatatgtataaagttATTACATTTGTGGCACGTTTGTGATATTATATATTAgacaaaattttctttctgttttgaatgaatattctttgatattttaaGCAACAATataggaaaaataaattttgatttttccgTGTTGGTAATGCACGAGCATGGATTAAGACGTACAATGCTTTCGTTATCACAGAACAACGTATTTACATATTGCTATAATTAGATAactgtttcattaaaaaagcACAAAACCGCgaattatttctaatatttaatCGTTTGAGCTATTTCCAACATTCTTTTGCGTTTCCTCGTCCTGTTCACTGGAAACATATTGTTTTAgtatattatttgaaacagCATCAGTAGACTTCTGAGCATTTAATGGGACGTTTTTGTTAGGTGCAGATGttgacaaatatttttcttcaaatgcTTTATTTGAACTCGGATTATCGTTTGCATTTTGCATATTTTGTATGACTCTTcctactttttcttctttattataatttggaacttttaaaaattgagCATTTCCTGTAATTGCTTTTGGCTGAGTTTCTGATTTAGATATGTCACTATTACTATCAATATTGTTTACAGCAGGTATTGTACTCTTTTTCCGTCgttgtattaaattttttaaagctTCACTAAACTGCATTAATGTCTCGGCAATTGGCCGATCCATATATGTAGCTTCAATCCTATCAAATTGATCATCTTCTTCAGAAGTTAATTCACtctttatttgtttaaattgatttattatatCCTTTAGACTTTCTTTGGCATCTTTGATCATTTTTGAGTACTTTGCTTTTGTGGTAATATCTCCTACATTTAATGAATCCTCAgacatttttctatttatttccATAGGTTGTTCACTATATTTAACATCTGGTTCTTTTTTAACTGTTTCTAATTCTTCCTGTACAAAGtctttttcaaattctctaaattgatttattatatttctaataCTTTCTTTTACATTAATACTTTTACGTTCATTAATTGTTTCTTGATTTATGGAaggtttttcttttatatcttGAATGATTGTAAGTTTCTCTTTTAATTCGTGAACTGTTACAgacttttcttttaattcttgTATAACAGCAGGTTTTTCATTTAGTTCTTGCTTCGATATAATCCTGACTTTTTGTGGTGTCTCTATTTTTGATGGAACTACTCTTTTTAATTTGGCACTAATTTTTGGCGGAATTTCAGCTCTTTCATCCGTCGTATCTTTCTTAAGTTTAACTGCTTCAAGTTTTTCTTGAATAAGTTTCTTGACAACTTTTTTTATAGTACTTCCTTCTGGGCTGTTACCAAGTTTTACTTGTTCCTTTCCAGTCATtaccttttcattttcttctttgtttacATCCAATTCCATTTCCCTAACAACAGGGCTATTTTCCATATCGTGTTGTAGTTTAATATTATCGTTAGTAATATCATcttctattttagatatactTTGTGATATTTCTGTTTTAACTGATGTTCCTAAAGGTGATTCATTTCCAGATAAGTTAGTAGATATTTGTTgtacattaaataattcaatatcCTCTTTGACATCAGTTTCTGCACTACCAGattttattgtttcttttatttctgtatCTGCTATGTTCATATCATTAAGATTCAATGGTTTTTCAAATTGCTCTAATGATTCCATAATTTCATCTAATATTGGCTCCATATTTTGAACAGTACcgtttattacatatgtacCTTCTTCGCTTTTCCGTATATCATTACCATTCTGCTGCTTTACACGAATTTGTGCTTTTGCTTTTTTCAGATCAtactttatatttgattttcttttcataataaatattattggTCTAGTTTTTATTCGTATAGGTGGCAACATGTTATAGTTTAACGCTATGTGAGAGAAACCGTCTACAGAATCTAGAATATCGTGGGTTTTAAGATACGGTTTTATATTTGGTGAGTATTTACTTTTAGCCTCCATTAGAAGGTGTGTAAATTGAAGCATTTCAGGACTgtcaattgttaaattttcttGTTTTGAATAACTGGAAGATAGTTGACAATAAATTAGTTATAACTTGTAGTAACTTTTGACTGattattgtttcatttttatctaatacatttatttatataacttACATCCAAGAGCTATTTGTTTGTGTAAATCTTGAAACTCCTGTTTGTGCTGTCAAAACATCAATGTGTACATGTACTGGATTAACAGAATCTTTTTCAAGTCTATGTAATTTGGCAATAGCTAAACCACCGGGATAATTAGAACCAGCAACACATaaaagaaacatagaaaatagAGCATTTAAAACTAGATGACCTATAATGATCAGTGCCAAAAATCCGTTCCATGGACTTTTTGCTCTGTTTTCCCATCTAATttgaaggaaaagaaaaatgcataattataattgaaaatttgcaaaaacgAAAGACAATTTATAAAACTCATTGGTAATAGTACTTACATTCTATGACAAACAACAGCAGCACTAACATTTAACAATGGAAAGACATATACGATGAATCTCAATTCCTTATGAGGTAGAAATGAGAATAAAAGAACAAATGCAATACCAGGAACTGTTAATGCTCGAACTCGAGCATCCCATAACATACCCAAAGGTACTAAAAAATATGACAAAGCCAGTCCACGTGGGAGTGCTGAATAGAAGTACCATAAAAATGGTGATGTCTGTTTTTATGTTAAGATTAgtaaacatatttaaaatttactcttttatttaaaGTTGAAAATAACATTAACAAAGGATACACCCCATTCGCTACTTTTATTAAGTacagtattaaaataaaacacctCTCCTTCAGGCCATACTAATCGTTTCCAAAATATAGAATCTATTGCAACCGTTAATGTTAGAAAAAATATACCAGCTGGTATTGCAATTTTGAGTAatctaaaaaattattatatttatgaatttattatATACTAGATTATTTTGATGTGGgcttaacaaattttaacaaagaaaagtattctatattataaaactattcagttctttcctttttagtcTTAGTAATAGCACAAATTTTATTGCAGTTTATCAAATAAAGGATCTATGCTTGATTTAGTTACTTTTTAAAGAAGAGGGATTCATTATGTTAATAAGTTTTATAAGCAAACAAAGCTTACAAATCAGTGCAGTTTTGCAGAAGGTCCCTTGATGATTCTAATCACTTCTGTATGTAATGTTACAGCCATACTAGGAATCAATGGTCCACaatataatatgtaaataCCTTGATATAGTCAGTTTCATGTTGGTTATATCGTACAAAAGGAATAAGCCCAGTAGCATAGCAAGTTCTGCTctgaatattattattgctgCTGCAGATGACCAAATAAATATCATGTGATTTTGCTTCAACCACCCATATAGAGCAAGTAATActaaaatatatgaataatcCAGAGTTaatataaagtataaagtaagtatagtaatattaaaattaaaattaaaattacctAATGGCATAGCCATGATATTTGGCAATGGACGActtaaataatacataaaatGATATTGTGTTACAGTTATGGCAACAAACCACTTTGTAAATTGTGTTCCAAAGATACTTTGTAAAGCATCTCTATATAGCTTTAACATACCTATTACTAACAAACCCAGTATTGCTCTTACTGAAAACAACAATGTTAATTATTCTTACAGAGGTCCACAAACTAAAGAATTATTCTTACATATGCATTTAAGATTAATAATGAATTGATTCCAATGCATTTTACTTATTAATCAACTTACCAACATACTGAGCAAAGAATTTGTTAAGTTgcaaataattaatgattgcTATTAGAGGTGATGCCAAGCCCGATATTATCATTGGTCCCACGAATGATCGTGGCACAACTCCAGGAAATTCATGGTGATCATACTATcaaagaacaaaaaaatatattgcaaataattacttttaatttctattttttttaaataaacatacATTTATTATAAGCTAACAGAATAAATGTTTGATTCAAATGTCATACTagattataaatatatcagTATTTGTAGTGTAAAATTCTGAACTGTTAAAAAAACAGCTGAAAGTAACGtgttaacaaattttcaagcATAAATTATATCAGCTGATCGTGAGcttataaatacatacatcTGTTTCTAAATATAATATCTAAACTTTTGCGTAATATCTCTTCGATTATGTGTCAGTAACCTGTCAAGGAAGATAAATATGTTCCTACAACCTGTCCATGTTCATTTCATGTTGAAATGTTTATGTCTCTACGGTTTTTGGTAACTACACCACGATAATTACCTCGGACAGGTCAAAACTATGGTATAAGATATCATGCATAGCCTGCAGATTGAAACTTTCTTCCACTTTTGTGAATGGACAGTACAATAAATGTACCATAGCCACCAAGATAAGCAAGTGATCCATATTTCTTTTAGATATTAAATAGGCGTAAAAACATCGTAAGACTTTGGAATTTAATCATGACAATACacgattttttaaattatcctTCCTTACACCGGGAATACCACGTCGTCTGCTATGTTGGATCCCGACCAATTTACGCATGCACTTTATCGTTACCAATATCATAGATTCAATAATTCCtagaatttgcgaataatttaCTATTACTCATTATCATATTGAGAGGTACTCTCGTTTATCGCCGGAGTGTCATCTATACACAAACGGCTCAAACTATTCAACGACTTATCGATCGAATTTCTGAGACGCAAGATACTAGCGCCAACTATCCAAAGGCAGTGAAAACTACTTGAAGAGTTACCGACTTATCGACCCTTCCTTCGGCAGTCGGTAAGTTGCCTCGTAGTTTCCGCTACTTCCCGATAGAGGGATTAAATAACAAGGTTCCCCTTCACAACCCTGTATACATTACGTCcctgaaaaattattaaaataattgtttgacaaacttgtattcacTTCATGCACCttggtaaataaatcatttgaaaaaagcaactgagttattatttaatttatccaatttcatttttgagttatttatttaattgaggTAAATTCTTCTATCATTTTGATTTATTCAATGTACTTAAATTCGTTttggggtccctgacaccccggatGCCATAATGACGGTATGCAGAGAACGCCACTGATACatggggtccctgacaccccagatGCCTTTTATATCGGTATGCAAAGAGAGTTATTGGTGCTTTGGGGTCTCCGAAACCCCAGGTACCCTAATGTCGGTAAGCGAAGAGTGTCATTtgtgcttcggggtccttgacaccccagataccataatgtcggtatgcaAAGAGACTCATTGGTGCTTTGGGGTCTCCAAAACCCCAGACCCCATATTGTCGGTATGCAAAGAGAGTTATTAttggtgcttcggggtccctgacacacCGGATGCCAAAATGTCGGTATGCAAACAGTGTCACCGGTGAGTCGGGGTCCTTAACACCCCCGGATAATATCAGGTCCGTATGAAGAGGGCACAAccagtataattttttttcagagtttatttaatgatcccttacatccctgcattccttccATCCCAGTATTCCTTACATTCCTGCAACCCTTAAataccctttttttttttttttaacgtggtggaaatcttcagaaagacaccttcagcccccctggggaggggccgTAGATTGTAGAAGATTGTTCCCAGTAGAACTGGGAACGGTGGTCCCCGCGAGGTCCataaacagaaataaaataataataaataattaggaAGCGTGGATTTGTCCCATAaaagagaataaaataattaataactgaaaaGGGTGGATTTTAGTTCATAaggaaagataaaataataaataactggatAAAGCGAAATAAAAGGGGTCCTCGACCGAGGCCAAGAATCTACAATCTTCTACGGAGATTTCcaccacgtaaaaaaaaaaagaaaattgtttttattaaaaagttagtTTATTAGCTCTCGATATTTCATCAGTTACAAcacttttcatttattaaggAGACTAAGCGCTATAAAAATGTTCTTGTAAGACGATCTATCGCGATGGaaacttacaaaataataaatcacaATATTTGTGGTATTAATCGGTCAGCATTGATCCTTGAATTCTATGTGATTTTCAGTATTCGTATGGAGGTGATATCCTTTGGGagagttgattataaaatgaCGAATATACGTATAATCTTTCATTAATACTATAGTACAAAAAGTGTATAAATACGTATAAAGCAATTGTTCCAAAGTTCTTAAGCTTCTTACAATAGAACATTGTATATCCTCCAAGTCTGtttcataaatatcagttttaaaattcttaaaaaagagaaataaagaattaCTCAAGCTTTTTTCGTAAACTTATCTTCACAATCTCTTTAAAGAATGACcatatatataaaattcataAGCTCCTATCGCTTGATAGATACATATAAACTTCACAAGGTAATTGGAAAATACATTTGTTTCAATTTCACGCAAAAGAACTGGCATATAACTTGAGTCAAATTGCAGATGTAAATCACTGTAACTTTTTTTACGtataaaaattgcattaaaatatgtatcaaCGGCGAACAAGACTTTAcgaacaatttatttttaatacataactTTAACGtggaatatttttgttatcatttgaaataaataattatcgtTTCAATTTGATTCGTTGCAAAGCTTCTTTCGCGTAAGATAAAGCTATTCTGCTAAAAAATAAAGGTGTTCTTCTCGGCAATGATGATTAACGCTTCGGTTTCGGTGCTCGGGAGTGTACCGGCTTATTGTGTAACATGTTTTCGCATTTAGGAATGTGACGCTCAGCAGCGGATTGATTGAATTTTCTTCCGCAATGAGGACATTGAACGTAATCGCTGGTATCACTGGCTGGTGGCGGCGGTAAATCGCTGAGTTTGCCTCCTGCAGCCAGGTGCGCTTGCACCTGCTTCGCCGATCGTATTGCATTAATAAAGTCCTCGTGTTTGCGGCGCCAGTTCGACTTCGGTACCGGTTTCTTTAATTTCTGAAACATTACAAGCGACAACCGTTCCATCCCTTTAGAACGATCCACGTCTCTCGTCCTCCTATTCATTggacatttaattttctatattttttgataacgaataatatttatcaaataaataatatacctACACtattaacattaaaaattCAGTAAATTTCGTGTATTGAATTGGAAGGGAAGTTGCGAAGGAAGGATGAGGACGAGGGACGTTTGTGATCGGAAAATGAGATAAAGGAATACTAACCTCGGGCTGCTTTTTACAGTGTCCTGATCTGACAAATTTTTCGAGATCCGTGCCTTTAACGCGATACATCATCGCATCgaattgttttcttttcttttgcgcCGTCTTCGTGCAAATTTGTTCGTGAAGGGTCACTCGGTCTTGAGCGAAACGTCGACCGCATATTTTACAGGCTACCAGACTGTCGCTGTAAgaacatatttttaataggAGATGGTTAGTTATAAAcgaatgttaattaatttcttttttctgtaaaataatattattaaataagctGTTTCTGAAAGATTTATTGAATGTTCGGATACACTTTCTAACATATTACATAAGCGCATTATCttataaaagtattatttttctaaaaaaattattaatgttatattattattgtacttATTCAGTTATTGCATTGGAACTTAACAAAATTGTTAGATCTGGTAATTCGTCTTATATTAGTGTTAG from Osmia bicornis bicornis chromosome 15, iOsmBic2.1, whole genome shotgun sequence includes the following:
- the LOC114876027 gene encoding MATH and LRR domain-containing protein PFE0570w isoform X3, whose protein sequence is MDHLLILVAMVHLLYCPFTKVEESFNLQAMHDILYHSFDLSEYDHHEFPGVVPRSFVGPMIISGLASPLIAIINYLQLNKFFAQYVVRAILGLLVIGMLKLYRDALQSIFGTQFTKWFVAITVTQYHFMYYLSRPLPNIMAMPLVLLALYGWLKQNHMIFIWSSAAAIIIFRAELAMLLGLFLLYDITNMKLTISRWENRAKSPWNGFLALIIIGHLVLNALFSMFLLCVAGSNYPGGLAIAKLHRLEKDSVNPVHVHIDVLTAQTGVSRFTQTNSSWIYSKQENLTIDSPEMLQFTHLLMEAKSKYSPNIKPYLKTHDILDSVDGFSHIALNYNMLPPIRIKTRPIIFIMKRKSNIKYDLKKAKAQIRVKQQNGNDIRKSEEGTYVINGTVQNMEPILDEIMESLEQFEKPLNLNDMNIADTEIKETIKSGSAETDVKEDIELFNVQQISTNLSGNESPLGTSVKTEISQSISKIEDDITNDNIKLQHDMENSPVVREMELDVNKEENEKVMTGKEQVKLGNSPEGSTIKKVVKKLIQEKLEAVKLKKDTTDERAEIPPKISAKLKRVVPSKIETPQKVRIISKQELNEKPAVIQELKEKSVTVHELKEKLTIIQDIKEKPSINQETINERKSINVKESIRNIINQFREFEKDFVQEELETVKKEPDVKYSEQPMEINRKMSEDSLNVGDITTKAKYSKMIKDAKESLKDIINQFKQIKSELTSEEDDQFDRIEATYMDRPIAETLMQFSEALKNLIQRRKKSTIPAVNNIDSNSDISKSETQPKAITGNAQFLKVPNYNKEEKVGRVIQNMQNANDNPSSNKAFEEKYLSTSAPNKNVPLNAQKSTDAVSNNILKQYVSSEQDEETQKNVGNSSND
- the LOC114876027 gene encoding MATH and LRR domain-containing protein PFE0570w isoform X2, translated to MIISGLASPLIAIINYLQLNKFFAQYVVRAILGLLVIGMLKLYRDALQSIFGTQFTKWFVAITVTQYHFMYYLSRPLPNIMAMPLVLLALYGWLKQNHMIFIWSSAAAIIIFRAELAMLLGLFLLYDITNMKLTISRLLKIAIPAGIFFLTLTVAIDSIFWKRLVWPEGEVFYFNTVLNKSSEWGTSPFLWYFYSALPRGLALSYFLVPLGMLWDARVRALTVPGIAFVLLFSFLPHKELRFIVYVFPLLNVSAAVVCHRIWENRAKSPWNGFLALIIIGHLVLNALFSMFLLCVAGSNYPGGLAIAKLHRLEKDSVNPVHVHIDVLTAQTGVSRFTQTNSSWIYSKQENLTIDSPEMLQFTHLLMEAKSKYSPNIKPYLKTHDILDSVDGFSHIALNYNMLPPIRIKTRPIIFIMKRKSNIKYDLKKAKAQIRVKQQNGNDIRKSEEGTYVINGTVQNMEPILDEIMESLEQFEKPLNLNDMNIADTEIKETIKSGSAETDVKEDIELFNVQQISTNLSGNESPLGTSVKTEISQSISKIEDDITNDNIKLQHDMENSPVVREMELDVNKEENEKVMTGKEQVKLGNSPEGSTIKKVVKKLIQEKLEAVKLKKDTTDERAEIPPKISAKLKRVVPSKIETPQKVRIISKQELNEKPAVIQELKEKSVTVHELKEKLTIIQDIKEKPSINQETINERKSINVKESIRNIINQFREFEKDFVQEELETVKKEPDVKYSEQPMEINRKMSEDSLNVGDITTKAKYSKMIKDAKESLKDIINQFKQIKSELTSEEDDQFDRIEATYMDRPIAETLMQFSEALKNLIQRRKKSTIPAVNNIDSNSDISKSETQPKAITGNAQFLKVPNYNKEEKVGRVIQNMQNANDNPSSNKAFEEKYLSTSAPNKNVPLNAQKSTDAVSNNILKQYVSSEQDEETQKNVGNSSND
- the LOC114876027 gene encoding uncharacterized protein LOC114876027 isoform X1, translating into MDHLLILVAMVHLLYCPFTKVEESFNLQAMHDILYHSFDLSEYDHHEFPGVVPRSFVGPMIISGLASPLIAIINYLQLNKFFAQYVVRAILGLLVIGMLKLYRDALQSIFGTQFTKWFVAITVTQYHFMYYLSRPLPNIMAMPLVLLALYGWLKQNHMIFIWSSAAAIIIFRAELAMLLGLFLLYDITNMKLTISRLLKIAIPAGIFFLTLTVAIDSIFWKRLVWPEGEVFYFNTVLNKSSEWGTSPFLWYFYSALPRGLALSYFLVPLGMLWDARVRALTVPGIAFVLLFSFLPHKELRFIVYVFPLLNVSAAVVCHRIWENRAKSPWNGFLALIIIGHLVLNALFSMFLLCVAGSNYPGGLAIAKLHRLEKDSVNPVHVHIDVLTAQTGVSRFTQTNSSWIYSKQENLTIDSPEMLQFTHLLMEAKSKYSPNIKPYLKTHDILDSVDGFSHIALNYNMLPPIRIKTRPIIFIMKRKSNIKYDLKKAKAQIRVKQQNGNDIRKSEEGTYVINGTVQNMEPILDEIMESLEQFEKPLNLNDMNIADTEIKETIKSGSAETDVKEDIELFNVQQISTNLSGNESPLGTSVKTEISQSISKIEDDITNDNIKLQHDMENSPVVREMELDVNKEENEKVMTGKEQVKLGNSPEGSTIKKVVKKLIQEKLEAVKLKKDTTDERAEIPPKISAKLKRVVPSKIETPQKVRIISKQELNEKPAVIQELKEKSVTVHELKEKLTIIQDIKEKPSINQETINERKSINVKESIRNIINQFREFEKDFVQEELETVKKEPDVKYSEQPMEINRKMSEDSLNVGDITTKAKYSKMIKDAKESLKDIINQFKQIKSELTSEEDDQFDRIEATYMDRPIAETLMQFSEALKNLIQRRKKSTIPAVNNIDSNSDISKSETQPKAITGNAQFLKVPNYNKEEKVGRVIQNMQNANDNPSSNKAFEEKYLSTSAPNKNVPLNAQKSTDAVSNNILKQYVSSEQDEETQKNVGNSSND